A single region of the Kwoniella botswanensis chromosome 1, complete sequence genome encodes:
- a CDS encoding methionine-tRNA ligase, whose protein sequence is MRRHIPRLLSSFRPRPSTFPSTRPILTFNATRSSSTSTSPSTSASDLSSSQIPSLFTPSGDPSSSKPFYVTTPIFYVNASPHIGHLHSLLLTDVLARFSRLRHPDRKVIFATGTDEHGMKIQQAAKARGVGEQEFCDDVSERFRDLAKLANASNTDFIRTTEERHQKAVEYFWQKLVDRGDIYKGTHSGWYSISDESFYAASQVTKRESDGVMVALESGNEVIWEEETNWKFRLSAYKGFLNEWLSKPESVHPPSVRQHLLSQINNLEDLSVSRPKSRVKWGIPVPNDPDQSIYVWVDALINYLTVTGYPTQNDGWPADVHVVGKDITKFHAIHWPALLASASLSPPRRVIAHAHWTMGKFKMSKSKGNVVDPIQAMRDWSVDGVRWYLMRVGGSLTDDADYAPDQVEVHYRILADQFGNLLSRISGSKMLKKATRDLDLVTPMSQDRDEDLDRLLGGLRDGFETKMEMYGVSGACQSVMDVIAATNKLFTDLKPWSAEDGTKAIIHAYHSLRIASILLQPIIPIKSIEALDRLGVPSNKRTWNDAVWPQIEQISTKEVVERLKQGSEEWKGKGHLFPLPDRGKHNLSE, encoded by the exons ATGCGCCGGCACATTCCCCGTCTGCTGTCATCTTTTCGACCGAGGCCTTCAACCTTTCCCTCAACCCGACCTATACTAACATTCAATGCGACACGgtcctcttctacctcaaCCTCTCCTTCGACTTCGGCTTCAGACCTCTCCTCATCGCAGATACCATCACTCTTCACCCCTTCGGGAGACCCATCCTCTTCAAAACCTTTTTACGTCACCACCCCCATCTTCTATGTCAATGCTT CCCCTCATATAGGACACCTACACTCACTACTCCTAACAGACGTCCTCGCTCGATTCTCCCGCTTGAGACACCCAGATAGAAAAGTTATCTTTGCAACGGGCACGGACGAACATGGTATGAAGATACAGCAGGCTGCTAAAGCGAGGGGAGTGGGTGAACAGGAATTCTGCGATGACGTTTCAGAAAGGTTTCGA GATCTAGCTAAATTGGCTAATGCCTCGAATACCGATTTCATACGAACTACCGAAGAGAGACATCAAAAAGCGGTCGAGTATTTTTGG CAAAAACTAGTAGACCGAGGAGATATATATAAAGGAACCCATTCAGGATGGTACTCCATATCGGACGAGTCATTCTACGCCGCTTCGCAGGTGACGAAAAGGGAATCAGACGGCGTGATGGTAGCTTTGGAAAGTGGTAACGAGGTGATATGGGAGGAAGAAACTAATTGGAAATTCAGGTTGTCGGCTTATAAAGGTTTTTTGAATGAGTGGTTATCAAAGCCGgagt CTGTCCATCCACCATCAGTTCGTCAACATCTTTTATCCCAGATCAATAACCTCGAAGACTTATCTGTATCAAGACCCAAGTCAAGGGTGAAATGGGGTATACCCGTGCCCAATGAtcctgatcaatcgatataCGTCTGGGTAGATGCTTTGATAAATTACTTGACCGTTACTGGGTATCCAACACAGAACGATGGGTGGCCCGCGGACGTTCATGTAGTTGGAAAGGATATAACCAA ATTCCACGCCATACATTGGCCAGCGTTACTAGCTTCCGCATCCCTCTCACCTCCTAGGCGAGTCATTGCTCATGCGCATTGGACAATGGGTAAATTCAAAATGTCGAAGTCCAAGGGGAATGTGGTAGACCCGATCCAGGCAATGAGAGACTGGAGTGTAGATGGTGTGAGATGGTATCTCATGAGAGTCGGTGGTAGCTTGACGGATGATGCTG ACTATGCACCAGATCAAGTGGAAGTCCACTATCGGATCCTAGCGGATCAATTTGGAAATTTACTATCACGTATATCAGGTTCCAAAATGTTGAAAAAGGCTACCAGAGATTTAGACCTTGTCACGCCGATGTCGCAagatagagatgaagatttggATAGACTGTTAGGTGGATTAAGGGATGGATTTGAGACTAAGATGGAAATGTATGGGGTTAGTGGAGCTTGTCAGAGCGTTATGGATGTTATAGCTGCT ACGAACAAATTGTTCACCGACCTGAAACCATGGTCCGCCGAAGACGGCACCAAAGCGATAATCCACGCTTATCATTCCCTACGAATCGCTTCAATCTTACTACAACCTATAATCCCAATCAAGTCGATAGAAGCTCTAGACAGACTTGGTGTACCCTCCAATAAGAGGACATGGAATGACGCTGTTTGGCCTCAGATAGAACAGATAAGTACGAAAGAAGTGGTAGAGAGGTTGAAGCAAGGAAGTGAGGAATGGAAAGGCAAAGGTCATTTGTTCCCTTTGCCTGATAGAGGGAAACATAACCTGTCGGAGTGA
- a CDS encoding S-adenosylmethionine decarboxylase proenzyme encodes MTLSLETPQEVLTSPGPFEGPEKLLEVWFAPSVDQLPEPQPSSSSSSSNTKTYRTRSKSNGELKGLRKVPKEVWEEMLDIVKCKVLSVVEGDEIDAYLLSESSLFVSPHLIILKTCGTTLNLLGLYRIIEIAKEWCGFTNVWRCFYSRKSFFFPERQQGPHKDWGDEVRFLDTVFGTAGAAYTVGPMNRDHWLLYLTSPNTVPNLPSSSSSSPSSSLTLPAPTSTALQSRSDGPSFQPTKYQDTTLEILMTHLAPTARSQFFNDDSNGTLKSGLELGKDISAKLGIDQLFSQEETELDSFGFDPCGYSANAVIGSGMPDDSTNPGGYFTIHVTPEDGWSYASFECNVPLPIAGTSTGTTSQEEAIKRPELKELIRKVVNIFQPSRLSITLFVSTPATTPTNQGEEEEGEQQTETEQRAWKSFGTDLLGKGFVRKDRIGYEFDGYDLVFACFEKRGWQEPKSGNMTIGDHNGDA; translated from the exons ATGACATTATCGCTCGAAACTCCTCAGGAAGTGTTGACTTCCCCCGGACCATTTGAAGGTCCAGAAAAATTACTGGAAGTATGGTTTGCTCCCTCTGTCGATCAATTACCTGAAccacaaccatcatcatcttcatcatcctcgaatACCAAAACATACCGAACAAGAAGTAAAAGTAATGGGGAGTTGAAAGGATTGAGAAAGGTGCCCAAGGAAGTCTGGGAAGAAATGTTGGATATCGTTAAATGTAAAGTATTGAGTGtggtagaaggagatgagattgatgcGTATCTGTTATC CGAATCGTCCTTATTCGTCTCTCCCCATCTAATAATCCTCAAGACATGCGGAACGACCCTAAACCTCCTAGGATTATATAGGATAATCGAAATTGCCAAGGAATGGTGTGGCTTCACCAACGTCTGGAGATGTTTTTACAGTAGAAAAAGTTTTTTCTTCCCCGAGAGACAACAGGGTCCTCATAAAGATTGGGGAGATGAAGTGAGGTTCTTAGATACCGTTTTTG GCACCGCCGGAGCAGCTTACACTGTCGGACCAATGAACCGAGACCATTGGTTACTCTACCTCACTTCACCTAATACTGTTCCCAACCtaccctcttcctcttcttcatctccttcttcctcactcaCTCTACCTGCTCCTACTTCCACTGCTCTCCAGTCGAGATCCGACGGACCTTCATTCCAACCTACCAAATACCAAGATACGACCCTCGAGATCCTCATGACCCACTTAGCTCCCACGGCTCGTTCGCAGTTCTTCAACGACGACTCGAACGGTACTCTCAAATCAGGCTTGGAACTAGGTAAAGACATTTCAGCGAAACTAGGTATAGATCAGTTATTCTCACAGGAAGAGACAGAACTGGATTCATTCGGATTTGATCCTTGTGGATATTCAGCAAATGCCGTGATCGGATCTGGAATGCCTGATGACAGTACAAACCCTGGAGGATACTTTACGATTCATGTGACTCCTGAGGATGGTTGGTCATACGCTTCGTTCGAATGTAATGTCCCACTACCCATAGCAGGTACATCGACTGGTACTACATCTCAGGAAGAAGCCATCAAAAGACCagagttgaaagagttgaTCAGAAAAGTAGTTAATATATTCCAACCTTCGAGATTATCAATCACACTTTTCGTCAGCACTCCAGCTACTACCCCCACCAaccaaggagaagaagaagaaggggaacAACAGACAGAGACGGAACAGAGAGCATGGAAATCTTTCGGTACGGATTTATTAGGAAAGGGATTCGTAAGGAAAGATAGGATAGGATACGAATTTGATGGATACGACTTGGTATTTGCCTGTTTTGAGAAAAGGGGTTGGCAAGAACCGAAAAGTGGGAATATGACGATTGGGGATCATAATGGAGATGCATGA
- a CDS encoding protein PNS1, whose amino-acid sequence MSAQQFYQGGYNQGGGYPQQQQQYQPPQTQGQGQYGMKPSQPYAPPQPPPQQPGYGDNSYHPESGGPPAYVDTAPFSQANEKTGQRLNPRKRLNDPIFLVLFLAALAGFAVVSGIAIKSFVEVGGLGGGFGNGSQGGTGSSVTLDYHTVYLLLIVCALGLALAAVYLAMVRAFTRIIIEVTLALTVILNIGICIYYFIIKYWSGAIIFLVIALLSVFFYWSMRKRIPLAKLLLQVTIDITKHHPSVYVVVLLGLIVQSALSVWYTFTCIAVYVKWTPGSATCTGTSCSSGKVAGLIFYSTFAYLWTSQVVGNVILCTLAGGIFGGWYYYGPRVPTGGLPKRATLSAFIRASTLSLGSIAFGSLIVTVLELIRLILQAIQQYEAGQGDTIGAIVACCAACCVGCIEGMIAWFNKYAYIEISLYGKSYIPAAKDTWALLKDRGIDALVNDSLVGTALMWGAYINGFLCAVFGYLYLRFTNPAYNADGQYSAPIILFSFLIGISEGQVINSAIDAGVSTIFVGLGEDPMVLAERSPALFELIRQTYPRVVEGVPRR is encoded by the exons ATGAGCGCCCAACAGTTCTATCAAGGCG GGTATAATCAAGGTGGTGGATatcctcaacagcaacagcaataTCAACCACCTCAAACCCAAGGCCAAGGTCAATACGGTATGAAACCATCTCAACCTTATGCACCACCACAGCCACCTCCCCAACAACCAGGGTATGGGGATAATTCCTATCATCCAGAATCGGGTGGACCACCCGCCTATGTCGATACAGCTCCTTTCTCCCAGGCTAACGAAAAGACAGGTCAGAGACTAAACCCAAGGAAAAGGTTGAACGATCCCATTTTCTTGGTGTTATTCTTAGCTGCGTTGGCTGGATTCGCGGTAGTTTCAGGTATAGCGATCAAGAGTTTTGTTGAGGTTGGTGGATTAGGGGGTGGGTTTGGGAATGGGTCGCAAGGTGGTACGGGATCCAGTGTGACGCTTGATTA CCATACTGTCTACTTGCTCCTCATTGTTTGCGCCTTGGGTCTAGCTCTGGCTGCTGTCTACCTGGCC ATGGTCCGCGCATTCACCAGAATTATCATCGAAGTGACATTAGCCTTGACCGTCATTCTCAATATCGGTATTTGTATCT ACTACTTTATCATTAAAT ACTGGTCCGGAGCCATTATCTTCTTGGTGATTGCTCTACTATCTGTCTTCTTCTATTGGTcaatgaggaagag AATACCTCTCGCCAAACTACTTCTACAAGTTACTATCGATATCACTaaacatcatccatcagtCTATGTGGTAGTACTTTTAGGTCTCATCGTCCAGTCTGCTCTTTCTGTATGGTATACTTTTACTTGTATTGCCGTCTACGTCAAGTGGACGCCTGGAAGTgcaa CATGTACCGGTACAAGTTGTTCGTCCGGTAAAGTCGCCGGTCTAATCTTCTATTCCACATTCGCATATCTCTGGACTTCTCAGGTAGTCGGAAACGTAATACTCTGTACCCTTGCAGGAGGTATCTTTGGTG GATGGTATTATTACGGTCCTAGAGTACCTACTGGTGGATTACCCAAACGAGCCACTCTATCAGCTTTCATCCGTGCATCTACGCTATCCCTCGGATCAATCGCATTCGGTTCATTGATTGTTACGGTACTAGAGTTGATAAGATTGATCTTACAAGCTATTCAACAGTATGAAGCTGGGCAGGGTGATACGATAGGAGCGATCGTAGCTTGTTGT GCCGCATGTTGTGTAGGCTGTATCGAAGGCATGATAGCGTGGTTCAACAAGTATGCCTATATTGAGATTTCCTTGTATGGTAAATCTTATATACCAGCTGCCAAAGATACTTGGGCGTTACTTAAGGACAGAGGAATTGACGCTTTGGTCAATGATTCACTGGTCGGAACGG CTTTGATGTGGGGAGCATATATCAATGGTTTCTTATGTGCCGTATTTGGTTATCTTTACTTGAGAT TCACGAACCCAGCTTATAATGCCGATGGACAATACTCTGC ACCCATCATCCTGTTCTCGTTCTTGATTGGTATAAGTGAAGGGCAGGTGATCAACAGTGCTATC GATGCTGGTGTATCTACCATCTTCGtgggattgggtgaagatCCAAT GGTCCTCGCTGAGAGAAGTCCAGCATTGTTCGAATTGATCAGACAGACTTATCCCAGAGTTGTGGAAGGTGTTCCCAGGAGATAG
- a CDS encoding prohibitin-2 — protein MNRSGGEAFARLAQQLNRARMQASGGGGRGAGGGGQFPGGPKGFLAGGGAIGVLLAGGIALNYSIFNVDGGHRAIKYSRVQGVRPDIYPEGTHLVLPWFESPIIYDVRAKPRNIASLTGTKDLQMVNITCRVLSRPSVNDLPTIYRELGTDYDERVLPSIVNEVLKSVVAQFNASQLITQREMVSRLVRENLTRRARRFNLILDDVSITHVAFSPEFTHAVEAKQVAQQIAQRAAFLVDQAIQEKQSIIVRAQGEARSAELIGEAVRTNKGFLQLRRLEAAREIAGTLAQSGNKVMLDAKSLLLNVADEDVINSTTKK, from the exons ATGAACAGATCAGGAGGAGAAGCATTCGCTCGATTGGCGCAACAACTCAACAGGGCGAGGATGCAGGCTAGCGGCGGGGGCGGTAGAGGTGCAGGAGGAGGTGGTCAGTTCCCGGGTGGACCCAAGGGTTTCTTAGCTGGAGGTGGAGCTATAGGAGTCTTACTTGCCGGTGGTATAGCTTTGAACTATAGTATCTTTAATG TCGATGGTGGTCATCGAGCGATCAAATATTCTAGAGTACAAGGTGTAAGACCCGATATCTATCCCGAAGGTACACATCTGGTG CTACCATGGTTTGAATCTCCCATCATATACGATGTCAGAGCCAAGCCCAGGAATATCGCTTCTTTGACTGGTACCAAGGATTTACAGATG GTCAACATCACTTGTAGAGTGTTGTCACGACCATCGGTTAACGATCTTCCCAccat CTATCGAGAACTCGGAACAGATTACGACGAGCGAGTCCTCCCCTCGATCGTCAACGAAGTCCTCAAATCTGTTGTCGCGCAATTCAACGCATCTCAACTGATCACCCAACGAGAAATGGTCTCTCGACTCGTCCGAGAGAATCTCACTCGTAGAGCAAGGCGATTCAACCTTATCTTAGACGACGTATCGATCACCCATGTTGCCTTCTCCCCTGAATTTACCCATGCCGTAGAAGCCAAGCAGGTTGCTCAACAGATTGCTCAACGAGCTGCGTTCTTGGTAGATCAAGCTATTCAGGAGAAACAATCTATAATTGTTAGAGCTCAGGGTGAAGCTCGATCCGCTGAACTGATCGGTGAAGCAGTAAGAACGAATAAAGGTTTCTTACAACTTAGAAGACTCGAAGCTGCCCGAGAAATCGCTGGAACCCTCGCGCAGAGTGGGAACAAGGTTATGTTGGATGCTAAGAGCTTGTtgttgaatg TCGCCGACGAAGATGTGATCAACTCTACAACTAAGAAATAA